A single Nitrosospira multiformis ATCC 25196 DNA region contains:
- a CDS encoding zinc-dependent peptidase codes for MLSNIKSWYRRRIIENHSVPDDIWQNAIARLRFLQALEAVELERLRECVVLFLHVKQISGAHGLVITDEMRVLIAAQACILILNLDLDYYDGWVEIIVYPGEFIRDYEYVDEDGIVHHAVEPASGESWLGGPVILSWEDAVAAVSGTEISQGYNVVIHEFAHKLDMLNGEANGFPPIHPDMSRQAWSEAFSKAYADFCRSIDAGEMMEIDLYAAESPAEFFAVISEAFFEMPISVRIHFPAVYEQLALFYRQDPAQRRSEP; via the coding sequence ATGCTCTCGAACATCAAATCCTGGTATCGCCGCCGTATCATCGAGAATCACTCCGTCCCCGATGATATCTGGCAGAACGCGATAGCCCGCCTGCGGTTCCTGCAGGCGCTCGAAGCGGTTGAGCTCGAGCGCTTGCGGGAATGCGTCGTACTGTTTCTCCATGTCAAGCAAATCAGCGGTGCCCACGGACTGGTAATCACCGACGAAATGCGCGTACTGATCGCTGCACAGGCGTGCATTCTGATCCTGAATCTCGATCTCGATTATTACGATGGCTGGGTAGAAATCATCGTCTATCCAGGTGAATTTATTCGCGATTATGAATATGTGGATGAGGACGGCATAGTGCACCACGCAGTGGAGCCTGCGTCCGGCGAGTCCTGGCTCGGTGGACCGGTGATTCTCTCCTGGGAAGACGCGGTGGCCGCTGTGTCAGGGACCGAGATCAGCCAGGGATACAATGTTGTCATACACGAATTCGCCCACAAGCTGGATATGCTGAATGGAGAGGCTAACGGTTTTCCTCCCATACATCCGGATATGAGCCGGCAGGCATGGAGTGAAGCGTTCAGTAAAGCTTATGCGGATTTTTGCAGGAGTATCGATGCCGGGGAGATGATGGAAATCGACCTTTATGCGGCCGAGAGTCCGGCAGAATTCTTCGCGGTGATCAGCGAAGCTTTTTTCGAAATGCCTATCTCTGTCAGAATACACTTCCCGGCAGTATATGAGCAACTCGCGCTGTTTTATCGTCAGGACCCCGCGCAGCGACGGAGTGAACCGTGA
- a CDS encoding TrmH family RNA methyltransferase, protein MKFITSRDNPTFKELVKLRESSRQRRIAGLTLLDGIHLVEAYFALGKPEKLVASESGRENPEIRFLLEKVTKVTQVTKGGGSHREAAAIVLPDLLFREVSTVKTATGLMAIVPIPSPEAIPLKKRGQAESFCVLLEAIQDPGNVGSILRSAAAAGASDVYLSNDCADAWSPKTLRAAMGAHFLVRIHERANLAEVARTFGGKVIASILDAKKSLYQMRLSGPVAFVFGNEGAGLSDELLQVAHERITIPMPGDAESLNAAAAAAVCFFERVRQMEAGIA, encoded by the coding sequence ATGAAGTTTATTACCTCTCGCGACAATCCCACCTTCAAAGAACTGGTTAAACTGCGGGAATCATCCCGGCAACGGCGAATTGCGGGACTGACGCTTCTTGACGGCATTCATCTGGTCGAAGCTTATTTTGCGCTGGGGAAGCCAGAAAAACTCGTCGCGAGCGAGAGCGGGCGTGAAAACCCGGAAATCCGATTTTTGCTGGAAAAAGTAACAAAAGTGACGCAGGTGACAAAAGGCGGCGGCTCCCATCGGGAAGCGGCAGCGATCGTCCTGCCGGACTTGTTGTTCCGCGAAGTTTCCACAGTAAAGACTGCAACAGGTCTTATGGCTATAGTGCCGATTCCTTCTCCCGAAGCCATTCCCCTGAAAAAGAGAGGGCAGGCAGAAAGCTTCTGTGTATTGCTTGAAGCCATACAAGACCCTGGCAACGTCGGCTCCATACTGCGTTCCGCCGCTGCGGCGGGTGCAAGCGATGTGTATCTTTCCAACGATTGTGCCGATGCTTGGTCGCCGAAGACGCTTCGTGCCGCCATGGGCGCGCATTTTCTTGTGCGAATACACGAACGTGCCAACCTGGCAGAAGTTGCGCGGACATTCGGAGGCAAAGTAATTGCAAGCATACTGGATGCGAAAAAAAGTCTTTACCAGATGCGATTGAGCGGCCCGGTAGCCTTCGTTTTCGGGAACGAGGGTGCGGGTTTGAGCGATGAGTTGCTTCAGGTCGCCCATGAACGGATTACTATCCCCATGCCGGGGGATGCAGAATCACTGAATGCGGCGGCTGCGGCAGCAGTTTGTTTTTTTGAGAGGGTGAGGCAAATGGAAGCGGGAATCGCATAA
- a CDS encoding DNA recombination protein RmuC, with product MPDYLLIITAAAILLVTMAYLVIRLGMLSTMVRELLGQQARLMEDKHRDMLKDLHEGLSNQGNRLSEVLGRNSDQLRGTVEARLDQISGRVAERLDEGFRKTNETFTSVMTRLATIDEAQKKIDSLTTNMVSLQELLGDKRSRGAFGEVQLEALVRNILPPSAYEMQHTLSNSSRADCVLKLPPPTGMVAVDSKFPLENFHRMFDRHTDDTSRALAQKQFKADVKKHVDDIAGKYILPPETCDGAVMFVPAEAVFAEIHAYHSDIVDYAMQKQVWIVSPTTLMAVLNTARAVLKDIETREQVHIIKNELSRLGKDFARFDERMKKLADHIRQANQDVEEVHVSSRKISQRFARIEAVDLELPQLEMETPVMQPADEENSR from the coding sequence ATGCCAGACTACCTGCTGATCATTACTGCTGCCGCGATTTTGCTTGTCACCATGGCCTATCTGGTGATCCGGCTCGGTATGCTTTCGACCATGGTGCGCGAACTGCTGGGGCAGCAGGCAAGGCTGATGGAAGACAAGCATCGCGACATGCTCAAGGATTTGCATGAAGGGCTGTCGAACCAGGGCAACCGGCTTTCCGAGGTCCTGGGCAGGAATTCCGATCAACTGCGGGGAACGGTGGAAGCGCGGCTGGACCAGATCAGCGGGAGGGTGGCTGAACGTCTCGACGAAGGGTTCAGGAAAACCAATGAGACTTTCACCAGCGTCATGACGCGGCTTGCGACGATCGATGAAGCCCAGAAGAAGATCGACAGCCTGACCACCAATATGGTGAGCCTGCAGGAACTTCTGGGCGACAAACGCTCGCGCGGCGCGTTTGGCGAAGTGCAACTGGAAGCGCTGGTTCGCAATATCCTGCCGCCCTCTGCATATGAAATGCAGCATACGCTTTCCAACAGCAGCCGCGCCGATTGTGTGCTGAAGCTACCGCCTCCAACGGGCATGGTCGCGGTCGATTCAAAATTTCCGCTGGAAAATTTTCATCGCATGTTCGATCGTCATACGGATGACACGAGCCGTGCCCTGGCGCAGAAGCAGTTCAAGGCGGACGTGAAAAAACATGTGGACGACATTGCCGGTAAATATATCCTGCCGCCGGAAACCTGCGATGGAGCGGTGATGTTCGTACCGGCGGAGGCCGTTTTCGCCGAAATCCATGCCTATCATTCGGACATAGTCGATTACGCCATGCAGAAGCAGGTCTGGATAGTTTCGCCTACCACCCTGATGGCGGTACTGAATACCGCGCGTGCGGTGCTCAAGGATATCGAAACGCGCGAGCAGGTACACATCATCAAGAACGAACTGTCCAGGCTGGGCAAGGATTTTGCACGCTTTGACGAGCGCATGAAAAAACTTGCAGACCATATCCGCCAGGCCAATCAGGATGTGGAAGAGGTACATGTTTCAAGCCGGAAGATAAGTCAACGCTTTGCCCGCATAGAGGCCGTGGATCTCGAGCTGCCTCAACTGGAAATGGAAACGCCAGTGATGCAACCGGCGGACGAAGAAAACTCCAGATAA
- a CDS encoding DUF488 family protein, whose amino-acid sequence MEATTNNMKDVTGAELLICTIGHSTHPLEEFINLLKKNEVTHLLDVRTVPRSRHNPQFNKETLPDALGAIGIKYTHLSGLGGLRHARKDSINEGWRNASFRGYADYMQTQEFVENVNRVIELAAHDRCALMCAEAVPWRCHRSLIADALVVRGVRVEDIIDNHGRKPHSLTPWAQAEGVRIFYPAQQGRLI is encoded by the coding sequence ATGGAAGCCACCACGAACAACATGAAAGATGTCACCGGTGCAGAGCTCCTTATATGCACCATCGGACATTCGACTCATCCCCTTGAAGAATTCATCAATCTGTTGAAAAAAAACGAAGTTACGCACCTGCTCGATGTACGGACGGTACCGCGTTCGCGGCATAATCCTCAATTCAATAAGGAAACCCTGCCGGACGCTCTGGGGGCAATTGGCATCAAGTACACTCATTTATCTGGCCTGGGCGGGCTTCGGCATGCCCGCAAGGACTCGATCAATGAGGGCTGGCGCAATGCGTCCTTCCGTGGCTATGCGGACTATATGCAAACTCAGGAATTTGTGGAAAATGTGAACCGGGTTATCGAGCTTGCTGCCCATGACCGCTGCGCATTGATGTGCGCCGAGGCCGTTCCCTGGCGATGCCATCGTTCGTTGATTGCGGACGCGCTTGTCGTCCGGGGGGTGCGGGTGGAAGACATCATCGATAACCACGGCCGAAAACCGCATTCACTGACTCCATGGGCACAGGCGGAGGGCGTGAGAATTTTTTATCCTGCGCAACAGGGGCGGCTGATATAA
- the cysS gene encoding cysteine--tRNA ligase, which yields MLKIHNSLAREKQEFIPLTPGKVKVYVCGMTVYDYCHLGHARVMVVFDMVQRWFRANRFDVTYVRNITDIDDKIIRRAQENKESIEALTARFIQAMEEDAAALGVEPPSWEPRATRHVEDMIAMIQVLVDKKLAYPASNGDVYYAVHRFPGYGKLSGKSLDELRAGERVIVDPHKNDPLDFVLWKAAKPGEPQWDSPWGPGRPGWHIECSAMGEHYLGEHFDIHGGGQDLQFPHHENEIAQSEGAHGHPFVNYWMHNGFVRVNDEKMSKSLGNFFTVREILAHFQPEVVRFFILRAHYRSPLNYADMQLEDAGRALDRLYTALKGIEVHDEVEIDWDDPYASRFREAMNDDFNTPEALAVLFDLATEVNKTRLPRDIALMKALGGVLGLLQQDPWKYFQQADSEDPAFAPEKVEQLIQQRLVARANKDYREADRIRKELMEANIILEDGPHGTTWRRATGLSTL from the coding sequence ATGCTTAAAATTCATAATTCTCTTGCCAGAGAAAAACAGGAGTTTATCCCGCTAACGCCGGGCAAGGTCAAAGTATATGTATGCGGAATGACCGTCTACGATTACTGCCATCTCGGCCATGCGCGCGTGATGGTGGTATTCGATATGGTGCAGCGCTGGTTTCGCGCCAACCGTTTTGATGTGACATATGTACGTAATATTACCGATATTGATGACAAAATTATCAGGCGGGCGCAGGAAAATAAGGAATCCATTGAAGCGCTGACGGCGCGTTTTATCCAGGCGATGGAAGAGGATGCCGCAGCGCTTGGGGTGGAGCCGCCTTCATGGGAACCGCGTGCCACGCGCCATGTGGAAGACATGATTGCCATGATCCAGGTTCTGGTGGATAAAAAGCTGGCTTATCCCGCTTCCAACGGCGACGTATATTATGCGGTTCACCGGTTTCCCGGTTATGGAAAGCTTTCCGGGAAATCCCTTGACGAGTTGCGGGCAGGGGAACGGGTAATTGTCGATCCGCATAAAAACGATCCGCTGGATTTTGTGCTGTGGAAAGCGGCAAAGCCCGGCGAGCCCCAGTGGGATTCCCCGTGGGGACCGGGGCGGCCCGGCTGGCATATCGAGTGCTCGGCCATGGGCGAGCACTATCTGGGGGAGCACTTCGACATCCATGGCGGTGGGCAGGACTTACAGTTTCCCCATCATGAAAATGAAATTGCACAAAGCGAGGGGGCGCACGGGCATCCTTTTGTCAACTACTGGATGCACAATGGTTTCGTGCGAGTCAATGACGAGAAGATGTCCAAGTCGCTCGGCAATTTTTTTACCGTCCGCGAAATCCTTGCCCACTTTCAGCCGGAGGTGGTACGTTTTTTTATCCTGCGCGCGCATTACCGCAGCCCGCTTAACTATGCAGACATGCAACTGGAAGACGCCGGGCGAGCTCTCGATCGACTGTATACCGCGCTCAAGGGAATCGAAGTCCACGACGAAGTCGAGATAGACTGGGATGACCCCTATGCATCGCGTTTCCGGGAAGCGATGAACGATGACTTCAACACCCCGGAGGCTCTTGCCGTGCTTTTCGACCTCGCTACCGAAGTCAATAAAACCCGACTACCCAGGGATATTGCCTTGATGAAAGCGCTGGGCGGGGTGCTGGGATTGCTCCAGCAGGACCCCTGGAAATATTTCCAGCAGGCGGATTCCGAAGATCCGGCATTTGCGCCCGAAAAGGTGGAGCAATTGATTCAACAGCGGCTGGTTGCACGCGCCAACAAGGATTATCGCGAGGCCGATCGCATTCGCAAGGAATTGATGGAGGCCAACATCATTCTGGAAGACGGACCTCATGGCACTACCTGGCGGAGGGCAACGGGTCTATCCACTCTCTGA
- a CDS encoding DUF5675 family protein has translation MDLRVKRLEFSDDSTIGELSVDGEFECYTLEDKVRPVKIKGKTAIFAGQYEVVINFSQRFQKTLPLLLNVPSFEGVRIHPGNISANTEGCILVGDTKGVNFIGQSRVAFDRLFQKMKAAAETQKIFIEIE, from the coding sequence ATGGATCTGCGTGTAAAAAGACTGGAATTTTCCGATGACAGCACGATAGGCGAATTGTCAGTCGATGGGGAGTTCGAGTGCTACACGCTGGAAGACAAGGTGAGGCCGGTGAAGATCAAGGGCAAGACCGCGATTTTCGCGGGGCAATACGAGGTTGTCATCAATTTTTCCCAAAGGTTTCAAAAAACCCTTCCGCTCCTTTTGAACGTGCCAAGTTTTGAAGGCGTCAGGATACATCCCGGCAATATCTCGGCGAATACAGAAGGGTGCATATTGGTGGGCGATACCAAAGGTGTCAATTTCATCGGACAAAGCAGAGTTGCTTTCGATCGCCTGTTCCAGAAAATGAAAGCAGCAGCCGAGACCCAGAAAATATTCATTGAAATCGAGTAA
- a CDS encoding nuclear transport factor 2 family protein, producing the protein MKTLDFRRAGAHIALVVLFAVCPVAFADENDEVAKLYQQGNLDKALEQANAYLALKPKDPQMRFHKGLILTEQQKIPDAIKVFSSLSEDYPNLPEPYNNLAVLYASQGLYEKARGALEAAIRTHPSYSIAHENLGDIYAKLASEAYGKALQLDQGNAAAQTKLAMIKDLFIGKSGAIKTASAATAPAPPASAAPRSPAATTPSPPRSAAPATPPASVHPAPGKAPQKSAEKKTEKAEKSAPGKIAAVETHSPEKKTDVPDESDEIIKTVNAWARAWSDKNVTAYFAFYAADFQTPRGVKRTTWEKTRRDRIIKPKAIQVEITHPKVTLINPARARVSFRQLYHSDAFKHDSSKTLEMVKTDGKWQIRQERSAK; encoded by the coding sequence ATGAAAACGCTGGATTTTCGCCGGGCGGGTGCGCACATTGCCTTGGTCGTGCTGTTCGCTGTTTGTCCGGTTGCGTTTGCTGATGAAAACGATGAAGTTGCCAAACTCTACCAGCAGGGCAATCTGGACAAGGCACTGGAACAGGCAAATGCGTACCTCGCGCTCAAGCCAAAGGATCCGCAGATGCGGTTTCACAAGGGGTTGATACTGACCGAGCAGCAGAAAATCCCTGATGCGATCAAGGTCTTTTCTTCACTGTCGGAAGATTACCCCAACCTGCCCGAGCCGTATAATAACCTGGCGGTACTCTATGCCAGCCAGGGCCTGTATGAAAAGGCGAGGGGAGCGCTGGAGGCCGCTATACGCACTCACCCCAGCTACTCCATTGCGCATGAGAACCTGGGTGATATCTATGCAAAACTGGCCAGCGAGGCTTACGGCAAGGCCTTGCAACTGGACCAGGGCAACGCCGCGGCCCAGACCAAGCTTGCAATGATCAAGGATTTATTCATCGGCAAATCCGGCGCGATAAAAACTGCATCCGCTGCCACTGCGCCGGCACCGCCTGCTTCAGCCGCCCCCCGCTCCCCTGCGGCCACTACGCCATCTCCTCCCCGATCCGCTGCTCCCGCAACCCCGCCTGCTTCCGTCCACCCCGCGCCCGGTAAAGCCCCGCAAAAATCAGCGGAAAAAAAAACTGAAAAGGCGGAAAAATCAGCACCGGGAAAGATAGCCGCGGTTGAAACACATTCACCAGAAAAGAAAACCGATGTTCCGGACGAATCCGACGAAATCATCAAAACTGTCAATGCGTGGGCCAGGGCATGGTCCGACAAGAACGTGACGGCATACTTCGCATTCTACGCGGCTGACTTTCAAACTCCTCGTGGCGTCAAGCGCACAACATGGGAAAAAACGCGACGCGACCGCATCATCAAGCCAAAAGCCATCCAGGTGGAGATCACTCACCCCAAGGTAACTTTAATCAATCCAGCACGCGCGAGGGTAAGCTTCAGGCAACTCTATCACTCCGACGCATTCAAACACGATTCGTCCAAAACACTTGAGATGGTTAAAACGGACGGGAAGTGGCAGATCCGACAGGAGCGCTCCGCGAAATGA
- the greB gene encoding transcription elongation factor GreB — protein MSKAFTRESESDDLDEEGNGNGLPSLPSGSKNYITPEGHKRLMDEFLWLMNRERPQVTATVSWAAANGDRSENADYIYGKKRLREIDRRIRFLTRRLDMAEIIDPSMPREDESRIFFGATVTYINEKGEEKIVSIVGVNEIDTTRGYISWVSPLARTLLKAREGDVVTLHAPGGTEELEILEVRYQAIPMEPFRMGSGMEKTMANPGENPNPQ, from the coding sequence ATGAGCAAGGCATTTACCAGGGAAAGCGAGTCTGACGACCTGGACGAAGAAGGCAACGGGAATGGCCTGCCATCATTACCTTCCGGCTCCAAAAATTACATTACTCCGGAGGGGCATAAGCGGCTGATGGACGAGTTTTTGTGGTTGATGAACAGGGAACGTCCCCAGGTAACCGCAACGGTTTCCTGGGCTGCCGCGAATGGCGATCGTTCGGAGAACGCGGATTATATCTACGGCAAGAAGCGCCTGCGCGAAATCGATCGGCGCATTCGTTTTCTCACCCGACGACTGGATATGGCGGAAATCATCGATCCCTCCATGCCCCGGGAAGATGAATCGCGGATTTTTTTTGGCGCTACCGTTACCTACATTAACGAGAAAGGCGAGGAGAAGATCGTTTCCATCGTGGGTGTGAATGAGATCGATACCACCAGGGGCTACATAAGCTGGGTTTCACCACTGGCGCGGACATTGCTCAAAGCGCGTGAAGGGGATGTGGTGACATTACATGCGCCCGGAGGAACGGAAGAACTGGAAATTCTGGAAGTCAGGTATCAGGCAATTCCCATGGAACCGTTCAGGATGGGCTCGGGAATGGAGAAGACGATGGCGAACCCTGGCGAGAACCCCAATCCTCAATGA
- a CDS encoding glucokinase: MNEYFISGDIGGTKTLLQAAELKEGNVRVWGERRYESPAYSSFSDMLRDFINEVSALDSDGNPMSACFAVAGPIARQEAALTNLPWVMNSAVLSSEFSIPKVKLINDFAAVASGVGILPEHDLMTLQAGQPHVGKMRVVLGAGTGMGVAWLVWQNGDYSSLPSEAGHIDFAPANELQDRLLHHLRKRLGHVSVERVLSGPGLTNIFRFLQDESGDKREWTSTQSKEDDAARISDLAFNQKHPLAAKAMDLFVEIYGAYAGNLALAGLCRGGVYVAGGIAPKIIDKLREGGFMKAFRDKGRFSGLMEEIPVHVVMNPKVGLLGAAEEARRMLDEV; the protein is encoded by the coding sequence GTGAACGAATATTTCATTAGTGGCGACATCGGCGGAACCAAGACATTGCTGCAAGCAGCGGAACTGAAAGAAGGCAATGTCCGGGTATGGGGCGAACGGCGCTACGAGAGTCCGGCCTATTCGAGTTTTTCGGACATGCTCCGAGACTTTATTAATGAAGTCTCCGCGCTCGATAGCGATGGCAATCCCATGAGCGCCTGTTTCGCGGTAGCGGGGCCAATTGCCAGGCAGGAAGCGGCACTCACAAATTTGCCGTGGGTGATGAACTCTGCAGTGCTTTCCTCGGAATTTTCCATTCCAAAGGTCAAGCTCATCAACGACTTCGCGGCCGTGGCATCGGGTGTGGGCATCCTGCCGGAACACGACCTGATGACATTGCAGGCCGGCCAGCCTCATGTCGGCAAGATGCGAGTCGTGTTGGGGGCGGGTACCGGCATGGGAGTGGCATGGCTCGTCTGGCAAAATGGAGACTACTCATCGCTGCCGAGCGAAGCCGGGCATATTGATTTTGCGCCAGCGAATGAATTGCAGGACCGATTGTTGCATCATCTGCGAAAACGCTTGGGCCATGTATCGGTCGAGCGGGTGCTCTCCGGTCCGGGACTGACAAATATTTTTCGTTTTCTTCAGGATGAGTCAGGCGATAAACGCGAATGGACATCGACGCAGTCGAAAGAAGATGATGCCGCTCGTATATCCGATCTCGCCTTCAACCAGAAGCATCCGTTAGCAGCGAAAGCAATGGATTTATTTGTGGAGATTTACGGAGCCTACGCCGGCAACCTGGCTTTGGCCGGTCTGTGCCGCGGTGGGGTATATGTGGCGGGAGGGATTGCACCAAAAATTATCGATAAATTGAGAGAAGGCGGTTTCATGAAAGCATTTCGCGACAAGGGACGCTTTTCCGGGCTAATGGAGGAAATTCCGGTACATGTAGTGATGAATCCAAAAGTCGGACTACTTGGGGCTGCGGAAGAAGCCAGGAGAATGCTGGATGAGGTGTAA
- a CDS encoding EI24 domain-containing protein, whose translation MPILSFMAEFRHLEGGIVEAIFQALSRAFRDLFQFQVLWIIVWPILAASLLWVVLGVAFWGTFSGWIAEVLTAIGIQTWLEGVEPRWIAYGIQGMAHLILFVPLVFVTALVITALFAMPALIGLVARRDYPLLKREKGGTVAGSVLNALIALAIFIAIWLITLPLWLAGAGVVIPFVAAAYLNQRLFRYDALAEHATQEEMRAIFSRDRSLLWGLGLLAGLVQFVPILNLFAAVLTGLAFIHFCLARLAELRHELPHELPL comes from the coding sequence ATGCCAATTCTCTCGTTCATGGCCGAATTCCGGCATTTGGAAGGGGGGATTGTGGAGGCGATATTTCAGGCGTTATCGCGGGCGTTTCGCGATTTGTTTCAGTTTCAGGTGCTGTGGATCATCGTCTGGCCCATTCTCGCAGCAAGTCTGCTGTGGGTGGTGCTCGGCGTGGCTTTCTGGGGGACTTTCTCCGGCTGGATAGCCGAGGTGTTGACGGCGATCGGTATCCAGACTTGGCTTGAAGGCGTTGAACCGAGGTGGATCGCCTATGGAATCCAGGGGATGGCACATCTGATTCTGTTTGTGCCGCTGGTTTTTGTGACTGCACTCGTGATTACCGCCTTGTTCGCGATGCCTGCCCTGATCGGTCTGGTTGCACGTCGCGACTATCCGCTACTCAAACGCGAAAAAGGCGGGACGGTCGCGGGCAGTGTGCTCAATGCGCTGATTGCTCTTGCCATTTTCATTGCCATCTGGCTGATCACCCTCCCATTATGGCTGGCGGGGGCAGGCGTGGTTATCCCGTTTGTTGCTGCCGCCTATCTGAATCAGCGCCTGTTTCGCTACGATGCGCTGGCGGAACATGCCACGCAGGAAGAAATGCGAGCTATATTTTCCAGGGACCGCTCTCTGTTGTGGGGCTTGGGGCTGCTCGCGGGTCTGGTGCAATTCGTGCCGATTTTAAACCTGTTCGCCGCTGTGCTGACAGGGCTGGCCTTCATTCATTTTTGCCTGGCTCGCCTGGCGGAACTGCGCCACGAGTTGCCCCACGAGTTGCCGCTATGA
- a CDS encoding tetratricopeptide repeat protein: MQAYVLHFIALVIMSLTGTTSGAFAQNGQSTEVSGPIEDRVPHRHQERPGERMPADYGTPRLLNLGAHTFPVSTSNQLAQQYMNQGLNLSYAFNHAEAGRAFREAARLDPALAMAYWGQALVLGPNINAPMEAKNEVSALELVRKAASLAAGVSDRERALIGALEKRYTGNSEDRKANDKAYANAMREVHRRFSGDQDIAMLFVESVMDTSPWGYWMRDDYPMEGTREIVAVTEGVLQGNPRHPGATHMYIHLMEPTNMPERAAQAADTLLTLMPDAGHLIHMPSHIYLRVGRYEDAIIANQRAIAADVRYLVRQHEHGFYAMAYFPHNIHFLGAAATADGQSELAIDSARKVASTIDDAVLKEMPMTGVFRVVPYWALTRFGKWDEMLQEPEPPSSNAFLKGGWHYARGLAFVAKRQLSEAEQELAALREIMKDDSLDGPLLSVNTARSVLRIGPAVLAGEIAAARGQFNSAIAHLEQAVRLEDSLAYTEPPEWQAPPRLTLGAILLEAGHPAEAETVYWEDLRRNRNNGWALYGLLQALRAQGKNERAALVEERFNKAWARADVKLGASRFGCVFSPMTMAGQSR, translated from the coding sequence ATGCAAGCCTACGTTCTTCATTTCATTGCCCTGGTAATAATGTCCTTAACCGGGACAACCTCCGGCGCTTTTGCCCAGAATGGGCAAAGCACCGAGGTCAGCGGCCCTATCGAAGACCGCGTCCCTCATCGTCATCAGGAACGACCCGGTGAGCGAATGCCTGCCGATTATGGAACTCCCCGGCTGCTGAATCTCGGCGCGCATACGTTTCCCGTCAGCACCAGCAACCAGTTGGCGCAGCAGTATATGAACCAGGGCTTGAATCTCTCCTATGCATTCAATCATGCGGAGGCGGGGCGTGCATTCAGGGAGGCGGCGCGGCTGGACCCCGCTCTCGCGATGGCTTACTGGGGACAGGCGCTCGTGCTCGGCCCCAATATCAACGCGCCCATGGAGGCAAAAAACGAAGTATCAGCGCTGGAACTGGTCAGAAAGGCTGCTTCTCTCGCGGCAGGCGTGTCTGACAGGGAGCGCGCGCTGATCGGGGCTCTGGAAAAGCGGTACACCGGCAATTCCGAAGATCGGAAGGCCAACGACAAGGCATATGCAAATGCTATGAGAGAGGTACATCGGCGTTTTTCCGGTGATCAGGATATCGCGATGCTTTTTGTCGAATCCGTAATGGATACCAGTCCGTGGGGTTACTGGATGCGCGATGACTATCCGATGGAAGGAACAAGGGAAATCGTCGCAGTTACCGAAGGCGTGCTGCAAGGCAATCCCCGGCATCCGGGCGCGACGCACATGTATATCCATCTCATGGAACCGACCAACATGCCGGAGCGGGCTGCGCAGGCAGCAGATACGCTGCTTACACTGATGCCCGATGCCGGGCACCTGATACATATGCCATCGCACATCTACCTGCGCGTGGGCCGCTATGAAGATGCAATAATTGCCAATCAGCGTGCAATCGCCGCCGATGTGAGGTACCTCGTCCGGCAGCATGAACATGGCTTTTATGCGATGGCCTATTTTCCTCACAATATTCACTTCCTCGGGGCCGCTGCAACCGCCGATGGCCAAAGCGAATTGGCGATCGACTCAGCAAGAAAGGTCGCGAGCACCATCGACGACGCGGTTTTGAAAGAAATGCCCATGACCGGAGTATTCCGCGTGGTACCTTATTGGGCACTTACAAGGTTTGGAAAATGGGACGAAATGCTTCAGGAACCGGAGCCTCCCTCAAGCAATGCGTTTCTGAAAGGTGGATGGCACTATGCCCGAGGCCTCGCCTTTGTCGCCAAGCGGCAGTTGTCCGAGGCTGAGCAAGAGCTGGCTGCTTTACGGGAGATCATGAAGGATGACTCGCTCGATGGTCCCCTTCTTTCCGTCAACACCGCGCGCTCGGTTTTACGCATCGGTCCTGCGGTCCTCGCCGGTGAGATTGCTGCTGCGCGCGGACAATTCAATTCCGCCATCGCACATCTTGAACAGGCAGTTCGTCTTGAGGATTCGCTGGCTTACACCGAACCGCCCGAATGGCAGGCGCCCCCGCGGTTGACGCTCGGCGCCATATTGCTTGAAGCGGGTCATCCCGCCGAAGCGGAGACAGTCTACTGGGAAGACCTGCGGCGCAACCGCAATAATGGATGGGCACTTTATGGCTTGTTGCAGGCTCTGCGCGCCCAGGGCAAAAACGAGCGGGCGGCGCTGGTTGAAGAGCGTTTCAATAAGGCGTGGGCACGGGCGGATGTGAAACTCGGCGCCTCCCGCTTCGGGTGTGTTTTTTCGCCCATGACGATGGCAGGGCAATCGCGATAG